Proteins encoded within one genomic window of Gammaproteobacteria bacterium:
- a CDS encoding phytanoyl-CoA dioxygenase family protein, which produces MKAEARPVAAVDGPLDASQVARFRAEGHVVVPRLFGAAEVADIRRWTDEVQAWPETAGRHMMYFEQSRDGRRLLNRMENVLPWHAGFRSLATGAALQGACGQLLGEPAVLFKDKINFKLPGGGGFEPHQDVQAGWSRYASLHITALVTVDRATIANGCLEMASGFAGAHRLIGREWEPLDAAQLAGLRWLHIEAEPGDAVFFDSFIPHRSAPNHTGDARRVLYYTYNRASEGDHLAQYYADKRASYPPDIEREAGREYRYRV; this is translated from the coding sequence TTGAAAGCTGAAGCTCGTCCTGTTGCGGCCGTCGACGGGCCGCTCGATGCCAGCCAGGTGGCGCGCTTCCGCGCCGAGGGCCATGTGGTGGTGCCGCGCCTGTTCGGTGCCGCCGAGGTGGCGGACATCCGTCGCTGGACCGACGAGGTGCAGGCCTGGCCGGAAACCGCGGGCCGCCACATGATGTATTTCGAGCAGTCGCGCGACGGACGGCGCCTGCTCAACCGCATGGAAAACGTGCTGCCCTGGCATGCGGGCTTCCGCAGCCTGGCGACGGGCGCGGCGCTGCAGGGCGCCTGCGGCCAGCTGCTGGGCGAACCGGCGGTGCTGTTCAAGGACAAGATCAACTTCAAGCTGCCGGGTGGCGGCGGCTTCGAGCCCCACCAGGACGTGCAGGCCGGCTGGTCGCGCTATGCGTCGCTGCACATCACCGCGCTGGTCACGGTCGATCGCGCCACCATCGCCAACGGCTGCCTGGAGATGGCCAGCGGCTTCGCCGGCGCCCACCGGCTGATCGGCCGCGAGTGGGAGCCGCTCGATGCCGCGCAGCTCGCCGGCCTTCGCTGGCTGCACATCGAGGCGGAACCGGGTGACGCGGTGTTCTTCGATTCCTTCATCCCGCACCGTTCCGCGCCCAACCACACCGGCGATGCGCGCCGCGTGCTCTATTACACCTACAATCGCGCCAGCGAGGGCGATCACCTGGCGCAGTACTACGCCGACAAGCGCGCCAGCTACCCGCCCGACATCGAGCGCGAGGCGGGGCGGGAGTACCGCTACCGCGTCTGA
- a CDS encoding pyridoxamine 5'-phosphate oxidase family protein: MNDRAAVAQLLASHHALTLATCHDGQPWAAAVFYASDEALRLYFVSDRRTRHARDMAANPRVAAAINADPDNWHDVRGLQIEGDAACVAPAGRAAALALYLDKFPSVKALFEQPRSADEQLIASRLKNTDFWCLTPRSIRLIDNARGFGFRIELREPAAGAPPQ; encoded by the coding sequence ATGAACGATCGCGCCGCCGTCGCGCAGCTGCTCGCCAGCCACCACGCGCTGACGCTGGCCACCTGCCACGATGGCCAGCCCTGGGCGGCGGCCGTGTTCTATGCCAGCGACGAGGCCCTGCGGCTGTACTTCGTCTCCGACCGGCGTACCCGCCACGCGCGGGACATGGCCGCCAATCCGCGCGTGGCGGCGGCGATCAACGCCGACCCCGACAACTGGCACGATGTGCGCGGCCTGCAGATCGAGGGCGACGCGGCATGCGTGGCGCCGGCGGGCCGTGCCGCGGCGCTGGCGCTCTACCTCGACAAGTTTCCAAGCGTGAAGGCGCTGTTCGAGCAGCCGCGCTCGGCCGACGAGCAGCTCATCGCCTCGCGACTGAAGAACACCGACTTCTGGTGCCTCACGCCGCGCAGCATCCGCCTGATCGACAATGCGCGCGGCTTCGGCTTCCGCATCGAGCTGCGCGAGCCCGCGGCGGGCGCCCCGCCTCAGTAG
- a CDS encoding UbiX family flavin prenyltransferase, which yields MRLIVGISGASGVVYGIRLLEVLAAQPQVETHLVISQGGKLNIALETGLDLKRVEKLAQVVHSDLNLAASIASGSFRTDGMIVAPCSMKTLSGIVHSYADTLMIRAADVVLKERRRLVLVPRESPLHEGHCRLLHEASRMGAIIAPPMPAFYAAPKSVDDLVNHTVGRLLDLFGIDSGIVRRWNGPAARRARGTRRPR from the coding sequence ATGCGGCTCATCGTCGGCATATCGGGCGCGAGCGGTGTCGTCTACGGCATCCGCCTGCTGGAAGTCCTGGCGGCGCAGCCGCAGGTGGAAACCCACCTGGTCATCAGCCAGGGCGGCAAGCTCAACATCGCGCTGGAGACCGGCCTGGACCTGAAGCGGGTGGAGAAGCTCGCCCAGGTCGTGCACAGCGACCTGAACCTCGCCGCCAGCATTGCCAGCGGCTCGTTCCGCACCGACGGCATGATCGTCGCGCCCTGCTCGATGAAGACGCTGTCGGGCATCGTCCATTCCTATGCCGACACGCTGATGATCCGCGCCGCCGACGTGGTCCTCAAGGAGCGCCGCCGCCTGGTGCTGGTGCCGCGGGAATCGCCGCTGCACGAGGGCCATTGCCGGCTGCTGCACGAGGCGAGCCGCATGGGCGCCATCATCGCGCCGCCGATGCCGGCGTTCTACGCCGCGCCGAAGTCGGTGGACGACCTGGTGAACCACACGGTGGGGCGGCTGCTGGACCTGTTCGGCATCGACAGCGGCATCGTCCGTCGCTGGAACGGGCCCGCGGCCAGGCGCGCGCGCGGCACCAGGCGCCCGCGATGA
- a CDS encoding 2-dehydropantoate 2-reductase, giving the protein MNTACVFGLGAIGSYLAARLALSGVRVTAITRGATLEAVRARGLVLVERGRRETVQLRAVASPQEAGQQEVVFLTVKANDLPVVASQFRPLLGPATAVVTVGNGFPWWYFFRATPGGINPTLTSVDPRGSLWRLVGPEHAIGCVVYPAVRVAEPGVVEHIYGNRFSLGEPDGSLSTRVRAIAAMLSAAALEAPVRQDIRTEIWTKLTLNAAYNPVSLLTGATLGQMLDDLATAGTLEALMQEAIGVAATLGVRVPMQPRQLMELTRPLSAHKTSSLQDLEAGRRIELDPVAGAVAEIGRLRNVRTPALDAMLALARLRARLSGCHG; this is encoded by the coding sequence ATGAACACCGCCTGCGTCTTCGGCCTCGGCGCCATCGGCAGCTATCTCGCGGCACGCCTCGCGCTGTCCGGCGTGCGGGTCACCGCCATCACCCGCGGAGCCACCCTCGAGGCAGTGCGTGCCCGCGGCCTGGTGCTGGTGGAGCGCGGCCGGCGCGAGACGGTGCAGCTGCGTGCCGTGGCGAGTCCGCAGGAAGCCGGCCAGCAGGAAGTGGTGTTCCTGACCGTCAAGGCCAACGACCTGCCCGTGGTCGCATCGCAGTTCCGCCCGCTGCTCGGGCCGGCCACGGCCGTGGTCACCGTCGGCAACGGTTTCCCCTGGTGGTATTTCTTCCGCGCCACGCCGGGCGGCATCAACCCGACGCTGACCTCGGTGGATCCGCGCGGATCGCTCTGGCGCCTGGTCGGGCCCGAGCATGCCATCGGCTGCGTGGTCTATCCCGCGGTGCGCGTGGCCGAGCCCGGCGTGGTCGAGCACATCTACGGCAACCGCTTTTCGCTCGGCGAGCCCGACGGCTCGCTCTCGACCCGCGTCCGCGCCATCGCCGCCATGCTCTCGGCCGCGGCCCTCGAGGCACCGGTGCGCCAGGACATCCGCACCGAGATCTGGACCAAGCTCACCCTCAACGCCGCCTACAATCCGGTCAGCCTGCTCACCGGCGCCACGCTCGGCCAGATGCTCGATGACCTGGCCACCGCCGGCACGCTCGAGGCGCTGATGCAGGAGGCCATCGGCGTGGCCGCGACCCTGGGTGTGCGCGTGCCGATGCAGCCGCGCCAGCTCATGGAGCTGACGCGACCGCTGTCGGCGCACAAGACCTCCTCGCTGCAGGACCTCGAGGCCGGCCGGCGCATCGAGCTCGATCCGGTCGCCGGTGCCGTGGCCGAGATCGGCCGCCTGCGCAACGTGCGCACGCCGGCCCTCGACGCCATGCTGGCCCTGGCGCGGCTGCGCGCCCGCCTGTCCGGCTGCCATGGCTGA
- a CDS encoding oxaloacetate decarboxylase, protein MSPAHRLRELLAGPAFIAPGCYDALTALLVEQAGFGCAYVSGASIAFTRIARPDLGLTTLSEVADTVAGIRERVTLPLIVDADNGFGNALNVQRTVRLLERMGASGIQLEDQASPKRCGHLDGKVLVSPAEMVGKIRAAQDARGDAGTVIVARTDAVGVEGLDAGLERAHAYAEAGADVLFVEALRSHEDFARVGRELGGRVPLLANMVEGGRSPLLSIGELQALGFRLAIFPGAMLRVVIHAATGYLATLRRDGTTRNMLDRMADFAGMNAVIGTQALLEQGQRYQGPGEEQGSA, encoded by the coding sequence ATGTCCCCTGCGCACCGTTTGCGCGAGCTGCTGGCCGGCCCGGCCTTCATCGCCCCGGGCTGCTACGACGCGCTGACCGCGTTGCTGGTGGAGCAGGCAGGGTTCGGCTGCGCCTACGTCAGCGGCGCGAGCATCGCCTTCACCCGCATCGCGCGCCCCGACCTCGGGCTGACCACGCTCAGCGAGGTGGCCGACACCGTGGCCGGCATCCGCGAGCGGGTCACGCTGCCGCTGATCGTCGATGCGGACAATGGCTTCGGCAACGCGCTCAACGTGCAGCGCACCGTGCGCCTGCTCGAGCGCATGGGCGCCTCGGGCATCCAGCTCGAGGACCAGGCCAGCCCGAAGCGCTGCGGGCACCTCGACGGCAAGGTGCTGGTGTCGCCCGCCGAGATGGTCGGCAAGATCCGCGCCGCGCAGGATGCGCGCGGCGACGCCGGCACGGTGATCGTCGCGCGCACCGACGCGGTGGGCGTGGAAGGCCTCGATGCCGGGCTGGAGCGTGCCCATGCCTACGCGGAGGCGGGCGCCGACGTGCTGTTCGTCGAGGCCCTGCGCAGCCACGAGGACTTCGCGCGTGTCGGCCGTGAACTCGGCGGCCGGGTGCCGCTGCTGGCGAACATGGTGGAAGGCGGCCGCAGCCCGCTGCTGTCCATCGGCGAGCTGCAGGCACTGGGCTTCCGCCTCGCCATCTTCCCCGGCGCCATGCTGCGGGTGGTGATCCATGCCGCCACCGGCTACCTGGCCACCCTGCGGCGCGACGGCACGACCCGCAACATGCTCGATCGCATGGCGGATTTCGCCGGCATGAACGCCGTGATCGGCACGCAGGCGCTGCTGGAGCAGGGGCAGCGCTACCAGGGCCCCGGAGAGGAACAGGGAAGCGCATGA
- a CDS encoding 3-isopropylmalate dehydratase, with the protein MSGRAWRFGDDIDTDVMAPGLYFKAPMAEMARHCLEAVDPAFAAGVRPGDIIVAGRRFGVGSAREQAAMALVHLGVGAVLAVSFGRIFHRNALNFGLPALCFPAAGEIDAGQRLEVEPVAGLVRNLDTGREYRIDGIPDHLMAMVGAGGLLPYLRQRLSRPPTESR; encoded by the coding sequence CTGTCGGGCCGCGCCTGGCGTTTCGGCGACGACATCGACACCGATGTCATGGCGCCCGGCCTGTACTTCAAGGCGCCGATGGCGGAGATGGCACGCCACTGCCTCGAGGCGGTGGATCCGGCCTTCGCCGCCGGCGTGCGGCCGGGCGACATCATCGTCGCCGGCCGTCGTTTCGGCGTGGGATCGGCGCGGGAGCAGGCGGCGATGGCGCTGGTGCACCTCGGGGTGGGCGCGGTGCTGGCCGTGTCCTTCGGCCGCATCTTCCATCGCAATGCGCTGAACTTCGGCCTGCCGGCGCTGTGCTTCCCGGCGGCCGGCGAGATCGACGCCGGCCAGCGTCTGGAAGTCGAGCCCGTGGCTGGCCTGGTGCGCAATCTCGACACCGGGCGCGAGTACCGCATCGACGGCATTCCCGACCACCTCATGGCCATGGTCGGCGCCGGCGGGCTGCTACCCTACCTTCGGCAGCGGCTGTCCCGGCCGCCAACGGAGAGCCGCTGA
- a CDS encoding 3-isopropylmalate dehydratase large subunit gives MAETPAASTGRTLAQKIIARASGRQQPRPGEVVTCSVDLVLLLDSGGPRRIWPRLRELGVGVRDPDRLVLVTDHFVPAVDAESAAILRLTRDFAREFGIRRFFDMQGIGHVLLLERGLVEPGMFICGGDSHTSNAGAAGAYAMGLGAIEMTGVVVTGEIWVPVPETIRVEWSGRFARGVVAKDIMLLLCRELGMENALRAIEYGGETVTAMSMEERAVLCNMAAELGAETGLVEADARTLAALQAAGRQPAADALSWRSDPQARYLQRCSYDAASLAPQVAAPHSPANSAAAGEFAGTRIDQAYIGSCMGAKLGDLHCAAEVLRGRQVSAGVRLLVAPASQQVWAAAAADGTLAALTAAGATLLPSGCGACAALGAGVLGEDEVCISSTNRNFRGRMGASSAQVYLGSPYTVAASAVAGRIADPREFLA, from the coding sequence ATGGCTGAGACGCCTGCGGCCAGCACCGGCCGGACGCTGGCGCAGAAGATCATCGCGCGCGCCAGCGGCCGCCAGCAGCCGCGGCCGGGCGAGGTGGTCACCTGCAGCGTGGACCTGGTGCTGCTGCTCGACTCCGGCGGCCCGCGGCGCATCTGGCCGCGGCTGCGCGAACTGGGCGTGGGTGTCCGCGACCCGGACCGCCTGGTGCTGGTGACCGACCACTTCGTGCCGGCGGTGGATGCCGAGTCCGCCGCCATCCTGCGCCTGACCCGCGACTTCGCCCGCGAGTTCGGCATCCGCCGCTTCTTCGACATGCAGGGCATCGGCCACGTGCTGCTGCTCGAGCGCGGCCTGGTGGAGCCCGGCATGTTCATCTGCGGCGGCGATTCGCACACCAGCAACGCCGGCGCGGCCGGCGCCTACGCCATGGGCCTGGGCGCCATCGAGATGACCGGGGTGGTGGTCACCGGCGAGATCTGGGTGCCGGTGCCCGAGACCATCCGCGTGGAATGGTCGGGGCGCTTCGCGCGGGGCGTCGTCGCCAAGGACATCATGCTGCTGCTGTGCCGGGAGCTCGGCATGGAGAACGCCCTGCGTGCCATCGAGTACGGCGGCGAGACCGTGACGGCGATGTCCATGGAAGAGCGCGCCGTGCTCTGCAACATGGCCGCGGAACTCGGCGCCGAAACCGGGCTGGTGGAAGCCGACGCGCGGACACTGGCCGCATTGCAGGCGGCCGGCCGCCAGCCCGCTGCCGATGCGCTCTCCTGGCGCAGCGACCCGCAGGCGCGCTACCTGCAGCGGTGCAGCTACGACGCCGCCTCGCTCGCCCCGCAGGTGGCGGCGCCGCATTCGCCGGCAAACTCGGCTGCGGCGGGGGAATTCGCCGGCACGCGCATCGACCAGGCCTACATCGGCTCCTGCATGGGCGCGAAGCTCGGCGACCTGCATTGCGCGGCCGAGGTGCTGCGCGGCCGGCAGGTGTCGGCAGGCGTGCGGCTGCTGGTCGCACCGGCCTCGCAGCAGGTCTGGGCCGCAGCGGCCGCGGATGGCACGCTCGCGGCGCTCACCGCCGCCGGGGCGACACTGCTGCCGAGCGGCTGCGGTGCCTGCGCGGCGCTGGGCGCGGGCGTGCTGGGGGAAGACGAAGTGTGCATCTCCTCGACCAACCGCAATTTCCGCGGCCGCATGGGTGCCAGCAGCGCGCAGGTCTACCTCGGCTCGCCGTACACCGTGGCCGCCTCGGCCGTGGCCGGCCGCATCGCCGATCCGCGGGAGTTCCTCGCTTGA
- a CDS encoding SDR family oxidoreductase has product MAARKVAIVTGSATGVGAAAAILLAERGCNVVVNYTRSQAEAEETAAACRERGAEVIVFQADVADDDACQGMARAAAERWGRIDYLINNAARTKFNPYPKLNGVSKQDFLDIYAVNVVGAYQMVRAVTPYMKKQGAGAIVNDSSIGGVTGIASSIPYAASKAALNMMTKSLAHVLAPEIRINAVVPGMIQTRWLKGGMGEEQYQAMLSAQSQALPLKKVATAEDIARVLVWFLTDAELITGETLIVDSGIHLGQLPPYSSGDAY; this is encoded by the coding sequence ATGGCCGCCCGCAAAGTCGCCATCGTCACCGGTTCCGCCACGGGTGTGGGCGCCGCCGCCGCCATCCTGCTGGCCGAACGCGGCTGCAACGTCGTCGTCAACTACACGCGCAGCCAGGCCGAGGCCGAGGAAACGGCCGCAGCCTGCCGCGAACGGGGCGCCGAGGTGATCGTCTTCCAGGCCGACGTGGCCGATGACGACGCCTGCCAGGGCATGGCGCGTGCCGCGGCCGAGCGCTGGGGACGCATCGACTACCTCATCAACAATGCCGCCCGCACCAAGTTCAATCCGTACCCGAAGCTCAACGGCGTCAGCAAGCAGGACTTCCTCGACATCTACGCGGTGAACGTCGTCGGTGCCTACCAGATGGTGCGGGCCGTCACCCCCTACATGAAGAAGCAGGGCGCCGGCGCCATCGTCAACGATTCCTCCATCGGCGGCGTGACCGGCATCGCCTCCTCCATCCCCTACGCCGCCTCCAAGGCAGCGCTGAACATGATGACGAAGTCGCTGGCCCATGTGCTGGCGCCCGAGATCCGCATCAATGCCGTGGTCCCGGGCATGATCCAGACCCGCTGGCTGAAGGGAGGCATGGGCGAGGAGCAGTACCAGGCCATGCTCAGCGCCCAGAGCCAGGCGCTGCCACTGAAGAAGGTGGCGACCGCGGAAGACATCGCCCGCGTGCTGGTGTGGTTCCTCACGGATGCCGAGCTGATCACCGGCGAGACGCTGATCGTCGACAGCGGCATCCACCTGGGGCAGCTGCCGCCCTACTCGAGCGGCGATGCCTACTGA
- a CDS encoding UbiD family decarboxylase: MAYQDMREFLAQLEEAGQLRRISVPFNVERGRNELQALMRHLAETDGPALVLDKLEGYNTPGVPLVFNPYGTRERTAMILGTRDPLEAKLRHVRVLQEPSGWIKPKLVDRARAPCKEVVIPREKVSVDQHIPHVFFGREGSSYITGGVVVTKDPETGVRNVGAYRVTSFWNSEHPQGGRYSEEQMKKQLSLFAFWNPPMNHIGLHLAKAQKLGRPLELAIACQVDPALHLACATGIPFGMDEYDYAGGLRGSPVELVKCESVDLEVPATAEYIIEGVFRPDVPSDIIGWHSNSVGYYDKHQIFPIFDITTITHRKDPLWYGTIEMMPPFDHNYMALMPVEGELLADLQRKIPEVKDAVVTPNMTYIVQLAVDGASKPHPEFGKYVLHAAWGAAGRWPRTAKLLVVVGPDVNPYDLQAVEWAILTRVQPYSDVIINRSGQAMVLDPSAPKGPQGFPTTSEQMGIDATIKVPERFSDYAEVSQADPEQVRRVARKLAGVL, encoded by the coding sequence ATGGCATACCAGGACATGCGTGAATTCCTCGCCCAGCTCGAGGAGGCGGGCCAGCTCCGGCGCATCAGCGTGCCGTTCAATGTCGAGCGTGGGCGCAACGAGCTGCAGGCGCTGATGCGTCACCTCGCCGAGACCGATGGCCCGGCGCTGGTGCTCGACAAGCTCGAGGGCTACAACACGCCGGGCGTGCCGCTGGTGTTCAATCCCTACGGCACCCGCGAGCGCACCGCCATGATCCTCGGCACCCGCGACCCGCTGGAGGCCAAGCTGCGGCACGTCAGGGTATTGCAGGAACCGTCGGGCTGGATCAAGCCGAAGCTGGTCGATCGCGCCAGGGCCCCGTGCAAGGAGGTGGTCATCCCGCGCGAGAAGGTATCCGTCGACCAGCACATCCCGCACGTGTTCTTCGGCCGCGAGGGCTCCTCTTATATAACGGGCGGCGTGGTGGTGACCAAAGACCCGGAAACCGGCGTGCGCAACGTCGGCGCCTACCGTGTCACCAGCTTCTGGAACAGCGAGCATCCGCAGGGTGGCCGCTACAGCGAAGAGCAGATGAAGAAGCAGCTGTCCTTGTTCGCCTTCTGGAACCCGCCGATGAACCACATCGGCCTGCACCTGGCGAAGGCGCAGAAGCTGGGCCGGCCGCTGGAACTGGCCATCGCCTGCCAGGTGGATCCGGCGCTGCACCTGGCCTGCGCCACCGGCATCCCCTTCGGCATGGACGAGTACGATTACGCCGGCGGTCTGCGCGGCAGCCCGGTGGAGCTGGTGAAATGCGAGAGCGTGGACCTCGAGGTGCCGGCGACCGCCGAGTACATCATCGAGGGCGTGTTCCGGCCCGATGTGCCCAGCGACATCATCGGCTGGCACTCCAACTCCGTCGGCTACTACGACAAGCACCAGATCTTCCCGATCTTCGACATCACCACCATCACCCACCGCAAGGACCCGCTGTGGTACGGCACCATCGAGATGATGCCGCCGTTCGACCACAACTACATGGCGCTGATGCCGGTGGAGGGCGAGCTGCTGGCGGACCTGCAGCGCAAGATCCCCGAGGTCAAGGATGCGGTGGTGACGCCGAACATGACCTACATCGTGCAGCTCGCCGTCGACGGCGCCAGCAAGCCGCACCCGGAGTTCGGCAAGTACGTGCTGCACGCCGCCTGGGGCGCCGCCGGCCGCTGGCCCCGCACCGCCAAGCTGCTGGTGGTGGTCGGCCCCGACGTGAACCCCTACGACCTGCAGGCCGTGGAGTGGGCCATCCTCACCCGTGTGCAGCCCTACAGCGACGTCATCATCAACCGCAGCGGCCAGGCCATGGTGCTCGACCCCTCGGCGCCCAAGGGCCCGCAGGGTTTCCCCACCACCTCCGAGCAGATGGGCATCGACGCCACCATCAAGGTGCCCGAGCGCTTCAGCGACTACGCCGAGGTCAGCCAGGCCGATCCCGAACAGGTGCGCCGCGTCGCCCGCAAGCTCGCCGGGGTGCTGTAA